From Sporosarcina sp. Te-1, the proteins below share one genomic window:
- a CDS encoding sigma-70 family RNA polymerase sigma factor, producing the protein MKHNLLDVKKAMNGDPASFEALLFKEEEMLFYKALSYVGNKEDALDAIQETACKAFLAIGQLRNPEYFSTWLFRILIRECYRLLNERNQMIPYEESELLKRLDRKQEEEIDSFHLGEALSRLESAYQTSIILFYYHDLSIKDISEVMEKPIGTVKTYLRRARKKLKSELERSYQLNEKVT; encoded by the coding sequence TTGAAACACAATCTGCTGGATGTGAAAAAAGCGATGAATGGAGACCCTGCATCGTTTGAAGCATTACTTTTTAAGGAAGAAGAAATGCTTTTTTACAAGGCACTTAGTTATGTCGGCAATAAGGAAGATGCGCTGGATGCGATTCAGGAAACAGCATGCAAGGCATTCTTAGCAATTGGCCAATTGCGAAATCCTGAATATTTTTCCACTTGGTTGTTCAGGATTTTGATTCGCGAATGTTATCGGCTGTTAAACGAACGTAACCAAATGATTCCTTATGAAGAAAGCGAATTATTGAAGAGATTGGATCGCAAGCAGGAGGAAGAAATTGATTCTTTTCATTTAGGCGAGGCCCTCTCAAGATTGGAGTCGGCTTATCAAACCTCCATTATTTTGTTTTACTATCATGATTTGTCGATTAAAGACATTTCTGAAGTGATGGAGAAGCCGATTGGTACTGTGAAAACGTATTTGCGCAGAGCTAGAAAAAAATTAAAGAGTGAATTGGAAAGGAGCTATCAATTAAATGAAAAAGTCACATAA
- a CDS encoding DUF948 domain-containing protein has protein sequence MDWLGIGVLIIGVAFAVLVILLIKPINKLSETLDDVQKTTNQLPGLMNDVSLKTAELLDNGNATLKQVNKSAKEIDPYFEIIGDLGEASHELTTSALHKATEWKTKTTDAQQFVQQEKYAGVLGILSFFRFLKERKRFTTTTIDMDANDKNA, from the coding sequence ATGGATTGGCTTGGAATTGGAGTGCTAATTATCGGAGTTGCGTTCGCAGTGCTCGTTATTTTGTTGATCAAACCGATCAATAAGTTGTCAGAAACCTTGGATGACGTACAAAAGACAACGAATCAACTCCCTGGATTGATGAATGATGTGTCACTGAAAACAGCTGAGTTACTGGACAATGGAAATGCGACTCTAAAACAGGTAAACAAATCTGCAAAAGAAATTGACCCGTATTTTGAAATCATCGGCGACTTAGGTGAAGCATCCCACGAATTGACAACAAGCGCTCTTCATAAAGCAACTGAATGGAAGACAAAAACCACAGATGCTCAGCAATTTGTCCAGCAAGAAAAATATGCAGGCGTACTTGGCATCCTTTCGTTCTTCCGTTTTTTGAAGGAGCGGAAGCGATTTACCACAACGACAATCGATATGGATGCAAATGATAAAAACGCGTGA